CATCCCATCCATATTCTCCTTGGCTTCCCAAGATTCCTGCTTGACTACACTCTGTCATAACCCGCATCAGATTTCCATAACTATGTCCACTCAAGGTATACCATAGGTCAAAGCTTTGTTGTTGCGATGGATGCAGTGTTGAGGATGTTAAGTATTTTACAGTTCTTGGTTGTAAGATTTGAAGGTTTTGGTGTCTGCCTTGATGCATAAGCATCTGTGTAAACTTAGCATAGTCATCAATCGTTGAGACAAGTCCTGCCCCTCCTGACTCAAAGGCCGGGAGACGGTCCATCCCATTAATTATCCCTAAATGATTGCCTTCATACACTTTAAGCTCTTGCGCTTTTGTCGTCGCATATGCCGACGCCAGACGATGGCGCTTAGTCGCCGGTACCCAAAATCCTGTGTCGTCCATTCCCAAAGGTTTGAACAGCTCTTGTTCTAAAAATTCACCAAACCTTACTCCGCTGACGACTTCAACAATGGCTCCTAAAACATCTGCTGACGTCCCGTATTGCCATGAGCTTCCCGGCTCAAAAGCCAGCGGACACTGCCCAAGAAGATTAGCTATTGCATATGTGGATAGTGCTTCTTTGCTTAGGAGCTTTTCATCAATTGCTTCAAAGACTTCTTGCGTCGCCTGACACGCCGGACTCTCGGTTTTTGGATAGACTAGCCCCGAGGTCATCGACAGCAGATCTTTAATTGTAACCTCACGAGAAACCGGAGACTTTCCGATGTCATCTTCCACATGTTGTCCGATAAATCCAGGTATAAACTGACAAACCGGATCAAATAAGTCAATTAATCCACGCTCAAATAGTAACATCACCGCTACTGCTGTTATTGGTTTCGTCATGGAATACAAACGGAATATAGTATCCCGTTGGATTGGTAAGTTTTTTTGTACCTGACGCATTCCTGCTTCATGGTAAAAGACTTCCTCACCATCTTTATAGACAAGAATATTGGCTCCAGCCACTTCATTCCGGTTAATCGCCTGTTGCAAAACTCTTATTACCTGGTGTTTGGTTTTATCGCTGAGCATAGTAGCCTCCTAAGTATATTGTTGAGTATGTATATATAATAACAGATTTCAACTTATAAAGGGTGATTTTTGTTCTACTATTGCAAATCAACTATATCAGGCTCAATTTTCATTTTCTTCACACAAGAAAAGCCTTACTTGTCACCAGTCCATATCGGGCTTGTCCATCCAATATGTCGATTGTCCATAACAATTCGTCCATAATAGTAGGCATCTGCTTTTGGATCAATGTCTAACACCAGCTCAAACCATTCATCGGCATTGGGCACGCTATGCAAGAGTTGACCATCTCTGATAATCTCTATCTTGCTTACGACATGGGGGGCGATGCCTTTAAAGATAAGCCGCTCTTGTTCAAGTGATATCTCACCAAACCACCTAGGATGGGTCGTCGCAAGGGTTCTTTGATGGGTTAATCCATCAAAGATATCTTCTCGCGTCTTATCCGCAGCAAATACCCCTGTCAATCCACCATAGCCGGGCTTACCGTCATGACCATCGCTTCCTGCCGTAACACCCCACCGTTTACCCATATTCAAAAACTCACAAAACGTATTGTGCTTTACATTATTTCTCGCTTTTAGAACCATCGGATGCTCTTGATTTTCAAAGCGTCCCCATTGACTGGAAAAAATCTCACATAAGACTTCCTTTGGGTTTGACTCCTTCCAATTGTCCAGGTTAAATCCTTCATACTTTTTCTCTTGTTGGTCCTTACTTGGCCGACCTTCACAATATCTATGAAAGTGCGGAATCGTCAACATCTTTTTATCCTTATATTTTTTCCAAAGGTCCGTCACTTCTTCAATGTCCGCTCCAGGATATCCATAGGTTGACAAACTCTCTCCAAACACAGCAATCGTATCGCCCCGCTTCGAGTGCAATTCAATCCCTGGGAAGGTAACTAAAGCCTGGGTATTATACATATCCGCTTTTTGTCCGATTTGTTCCCATGTGCTTTGATCAATGTTGACACTTCTGTCTTCATTAAATCGAAAGGTCTGCTCTGATAGACATATAAAATCTAGATGACTGACTTTTTGACTATATAGATAACTATTGTCCGGTGTGGAATTCCAATCATTATCCCGAATATTTGCCGACAGATTCGAGTGAGTATGAAGATCCCCCCAGTATAATTGTCTAGCGGCCATCCGGGAGACGATAACGGCTTTTTCTACAAATAAATCCGTACTGATAGCTTCAATTAAAAATCGTCCTTCTTGTCGCAAACTCCCTGTGAACTTGCGGTTATCACATTGTAGACGCTGGACCTCTTGCCCATGTTCATCTATAATACGAAGTTCAATCGACTCCATATCATAATCAAAAATCGGGTTGTTAAATTGATCTGCACAAACCAGTTCGACCTCAAACCGAGTATCCGGTTGAACAGACGTAGGCGCAAATACCTTTAATACTGCTGGTTGATCCGGTAAGAGCTCAACAGCATCTATCACTTCCAGTTTTACATAGTCTCCTGTACCTTGCGTATCGATGGCCACTTGATAGGTCAAATAGTTCCCTTCTACCTTGTTGGCAAACTGGGATATTCTTGACGTCATACACTCTCTACCCACCCACGGTCGGTCGGTTCCGCCAAAATACACTGAGATTGTCTCTCCCGTCGCAAGCCCCTCTTGACATGTAATGATGGCTACACGCTTACTATCCGGCCACCGCTTTATATGCGAAAATGCAGATTCAACACTTTCTACTCTTACATCCACTTTAATATCGTCTCTTGAGCCCAACGCATAGATATAGTTTGGCTTCCAATAATCATACGCTTGAAGATATTCTTCACTGCGTTGATGTTGATATGCCGGAACCTCTATAGAAAGGCTGGCGCCCTTTTTCATCTGAATATCCGAAGTAAATTCAAGACTCCATTCAAAATCCGAGCCGACAACAATTTTCTTATCCATCCTTACGACAAAGGTGCCAAAAGGAGTTTTTGTTTTTTGTATGTCCATAGATTAATCCTCTTCCATCTCGTCATCTGTTATGATGAGTTTTGCCAAACCGTGGCGCCCCGATGCAACAAGATCATCGGTGTACCCGTCAAAATCATCGACGCCGTCTTTTGTCAAGGCACATTCTAATAACATAGGCAAGTTAACACCACCGATGAGGCAAATCCTTTCATCATAGTAACTAAGTTCAAGCGCTGTCTTAAAGGGGGATCCCCCTTGTAAATCAGCAAAAATAATTATCCTGTCGCATCCGCTAAGCTCTTCAACTCTTTGCTTCATCAAAGCTTTAAGTTCATCTACCTGCATCTGCTGCTTAAAATCTATCGTATGACAATTGTCTTGATCGCCTGCTATAAGTTTTATTGATTCATAGATTCCTGTTGCAAATTTTCCGTGTCCCGTTATGATTATTCCTATCTCCATAATATTCTCCTTATAATAGTTCCCCGATGTTCACTTTTTTATCCTTAGGAACCATTTGCAAGTGAACTAACGTCCCTGCATGAATTAAATTCTTAAACGCCCTCTCGTCTTCTACAGTAATACTCACTGTGCGGTAGAGGACTTTGGAACCTTCTTTTGCTGCCATATTACCTACAATGACTTCTTGAATATCTACGCCTTGGCGAACCAACGCTTCAATAACTTCCGGCTTCTTAACCACTATAAACACATTTTGTCCATCATATTTATCTGTTTTTAAATTTTCCGCTGCTTTTTCAATCGTCAACAATGACAACTTCATACCTACAGGTACAGCACTTTTTAATGCCATCTTTTGAAGCGGATCTTTGACGACGTCATCATCAATAATCATAATACGTGTTGCCCCAACCGCCTTACACCATGCTGTTGCCACTTGTCCATGTATCAACCGTTCATCAATTCTTACTGCACATATTGCCATCTGGCTACCTCCCTATACTTACAAATTCATCGTCACTTGCATTTCTTGCTTCAATACATTCTTTTTTATTGACTTTCCATTGAGGGTCTATTGCAATGAGCCCTTCTAACATATAATCGTTTGTTTGTTCCATATGATTGTGCAACGCTTTTTTCATTGCTATGGCTATCTTTTTGTAGGTTTCATCCTCAATCACATTTCTTTTTTCCAGCGGATCAAACCTGAGGTCATATAACGCTTCTCTGTATTTTTTCTTATCTTTGATTCCTGCAGATAAGTATTCATCCTTTGTCAACGACGCATCGATATTAGAAAGATTCATCCCCAAGTAGTCATCATAATAGACGACATAACGATATTGCTTGGAGCGAACTGCTCTACAAGGTTCATAGGACGTATGAAAGTTAATCTCTTCAAAAACATACTCTCTATAGTTGTCTTGATCCCCTCGAAGCACTTCAATCATCGACTCGCCTTGAAGATTTGTCGGTTTTTTCATTTGAAGGATGTCACACAACGTGGGAAAAATATCCACATGGCTAGTAAGCGCATCCGTCGCTTGTCCGTTATGTCGTCCCTTCGGATCTCGAATCATGAGTAGCACACCTGTGCCTTGGTCATTGAGATTACATTTTGCATACGGATTGGCTAATCCGTGGTCAGTCGTAAAAATAATAATCGTCTCTTCATAGATGCCTTTTTGCTTCAGCGCTTGAATAACTTTTCCAAAGTTTTCATCCGCCCACTGGAGCGAGGTTAAATATCTCGCATAATCTAATCGTGTATTTTCATTATCCATTATGTTGTCCGGTACTTTTACATAATTTGGATCAATCCCTTTTGCTATGGTACTTGGGTATTTTCGATGGGTGGCATACATACCATAAGAAAGAAAAAACGGCTGTTTCCCATCATGTTGATGAATCCAACTCGCCGCTGATAATGCGTTTTTTTCATCCCATAAGACAAAGTCTTCTTCTTTATAACCTGCGATACTTGTCGTTAAGTTTTCATCATACCCTATCATCTTAGCGCCTTTTTCATGGTCTAGATACCATGACGCTTCATGCTGAATCCCACTAAGCACCGTATAGAATCCTTGCGCCTTTAAATAGGTGACTAGATGCTTAGACATATCCATCTCAAAGCCTCGTTGCGACAACCCAAGCATGCCGACTTGATGGGGATACATTCCCGATAAGAGGGCTGCTCGACTGGGAGAGCATGTAGGCGAAGCACAAAACGCCTTGTTAAACTTTAGTGCCTCTTTTGCAAAGCACATCATATTCGGGGTCGGAGTATTATATCCATAAGGACTAATCACTTTACCCGTATCATGTGTATGTATGTACAAAATATTCATTACTTGCCTCCGTCTCTAACCTTATCTGCAATTTTATTCGAAAAGGAAACCATTGATTCTGACTTGGGTTGTTTTATAGTTCCCCACTGTTTTAGGACATCAATCTCTCGCTTATGTTTTTCATATTGTCTTAACAGCTTTTTATCATCAAGTAAAAAAGGTTCCATTGCTTTATACTGTTCTTTATACTCCGGTGCGTCACAGGATATATCTTGATCCGTTTTGCTATCAAACATCCGTAGTGCACGACCTATCTTTAATAGTTTTATCTGGTCATGAACAATACACTGTCCATATCTTAATGGCTTTTCATACATCTGCTCAATAATCACCGGCTTTGTTTTTGGATGGGTCATGATGTCTTGTCCGTCAATATTTGGCAGATGGGCATCTGCAAGGTTTAAGAGCGTTGCTGAGAGGTCAACTAAAGATACTGCATCTTCACGCACACTCCCTTCCTGGCTGTTCATAGGTTTTATCAAAAGCGGGATGTGTATAGACGCTTCATAAAATGTCTTCTTACCAAATAAACCTCTTCTTCCAAGTTGGTCACCATGATCCGATGTGTAGACAAAGGTTCCGTCCTTTTTATCCAACCGTTTTTCAAAAGCTTTATATATCTGCCATACTTTTTCTTCCAGTTCTTGACACATAGAATAATAGCCCGCCTTAACTTTTCTACGCTTATCTTGATTCGTTGCCTGTACTAAATAGGCATACTGGTCTAAGGCTTCTTCTGATGCATAGTGTTCATCATTATACGCTTCCATATAGTTTTTATAGGATGCTTCATAACCGATATATGGAAAATGCGGTCCATAAAATCCAACCACCATAAAGATGGGCTGGTCACGCTCTATTAAAAGCTGATTCAACGCTTCTTGATATACTTGTTCATCATAATCGTGTACCGGTGAGTATCCATATCCCAGGATGTCTTGGCATCCCTGCATCTTCAGGGTATTTGCGTAATCATAAAGTTCTCTGCGCTTCACGCCCCAATACTGGGATGTTATATCTCCAACAAGACGTTCATCAAACCCGTGCCACTGATCAATACCTTTAAAGTGCATCCGTCCGACAAGAATCGTTTTGTACCCTCTTGCTCCTAATGCATGAGCAAGAGTGGGTACATCACTTGATAAAAGGCTGTCATTATCAAATATCTTCGTATGTCTTGGCAGCTTTCCGGTCAAAAACGACATGCGCGAAGGTACACACAAAGGGGCATTGGTGTATGCGTTGACATAATTTATTCCTGTTTCGCTAATCGTTTTTAGGCGTGTTGTGTTAAGCGAACTTCTTTCATTAAGAGAACACGCTTCAAAAGAGTGCTGATCCGACATAACTAATACAATATCTTTCAAAAAACAACATCCTTTCTACATAATTCCAAGAGCCACCATTACCGCCGCAAATGCCACGATAATCAGCATAACTTTTGTTCCTGACATTTTCTTCTTAGCCACAAGTAACCATGCTGCAACGGTAACAAGTAAAGGAACTAAGTTTGGCATAATCTTATCTAACAATGCTTGTACTTCAATAGACATAGATCCGTTAGTATATACATAGGATACCGGCGCTTGAACTGTTGTTGAGGCCACACCACCGATAACAATTAATCCGACAATAGTCAGTCCCATTGTGATTTTTTCAGTCAAAGCTTTATTACCCAGCAAGGATTTTGCCGCATTGCCTCCAAGGTCATAACCTTTCATAAACAGGCTATATCTAAAGGGTAGCATCGTTCCTAACCAAAGAAGTATATAAAATAACGGTCCGACAATAGAGCCATCCACAGCAAGTCCTAGGGCAATACTTAAGATAATCGGATTATATGTCCCTATGATGAGTGAATCCCCAATACCTGCAAACGGACCCATCAGTGCGTTTTTGGTACTGATAATTGTTTGCTCATTCATCTCTTCCCCATTCGCCATGGATTCTTCAAGGGCAACAACAACCCCCGGAATCATACTGCCAAGATGAGGTTCCGTATTAAAAAACTGCATATGGCGCTCTAACGCCTTGATATAGTCATCACCTTTGTATAATCGCTTTAAAATAGGTGCAATCGTATGGCAAAACGCCAATCCCATCATTCGCTCAAAGTTCTGTGCACAATGGGAAAAGAATATCCACTTCACCGCAGCTTTTCTGACCTCACCACGAGGTACGCTCACTTTAGTCTTCATAACAATCGTCCTCCTCTATTAGTTCACCTGATGTACTAACAACGCTTTGCTCATGTCCTGTTCGCATGACAAATAAAAATGCGATACCAATAGAAAAGAGGGCAAGAGCTGTAATCGTAATCGACGTTGAAATCATGACCACATATCCCATCAAGAAAAATGCAATCATCCATGTCTTGTTAACCGATTGTTTTAGCAAAAGAGCAAAACCGACTGCCGGAAGCATACGACCGGCTATTTTGAAGAAATGAAGAACAGATTCAGGTAACGCTCCAATAATAGCTTCTGCTGCCGGCGCGCCAAAGTAACAGACTGCAGCAACAATCCCAAATCTTAAGATGAACGTAGGCACTGTGCCTAGGATATTCATACGTGCAATTCCTTTTTCATCCCCTTTAGCTGCGTACTTATCTCCCCAATGTGGAAACGCCGCATTAATTGACATAAGAAAGTTAAAAACCCCAATTCCAACCATACTTAATGGAACAGCTAGCGCTACCGCATAGTCTGCGCCTCCTCCTGAGGCCAATGCCAAAGGAATACCAATATAACCTGCAAAAATCACGTCCGCCGGTAATGCACCCCCAGGTGTAATCATTCCGATATACATCGCTTGGACGGCAACCCCTGCCAAGATTCCTGATCGAAGATCTCCCAAAATTATCCCGACAATCATCCCTGCAACAAGAGGCTTCCCAATAACTTGCCAGCCACCTGTAACCCCAAAAACCCAAGGCGTTCTCTTGGAACCAAGATATGCGAACACCCCAATCAATAAAGCTTGTACTACACTCATATGATACCTCCTAATTTTTTTAGCGGTTCAGAGTCACCCCTGAACTATATAATCAAGTATAGCACTTCACTCCACTAACGTCAATACATTTGGATTATATTTTAAATACATTTGTTTGCATTTTCATTAATTGTATTTACATTTATGTTGCGTTTTTTATGTTAATCCGCTATAATAGATGGGAAAAGAACAAAGGGGGAGAACCATGGAAAAGAAAATCGCAAAATACAAAATCATCGAAAACGACTTGCTCAATGACATACATAACAACAAGTATTTGGATGGAGATCTCATTCCTACAGAACTTGAACTTTCCACCAAGTATCAGGTAAGCCGCGTAACCGTAAGACGCGCAACAGATAACCTGGTTGCTAAAGGTTTTTTAAAACGCACTGCCGGTTTAGGAACAACCGTCAATCTTAGGCCTAAGACAAGTTCTGATTTACGGGTCAGAGGATTTAACGATCAAATGAAAGACCTAGGTAAGAAGGTGGTCTCAACGGTACATACCTTTAACATCACCTCAGCCAGCCCCAAAAAAGCGCAAATTCTTGGAATCTCTGAAAAGGATCTCATATATTACATCGAACGCATTCGAAAAGCCGATGACAAAGTGTATCTTTTTGAGATTTCATATATTTCTGTTGATAAGTTTCCTGAATTGTCAATACAATATCTACAAAATTCAAAGTATGATTTTTTTAGGGATGTCAAAAATGTAACTATCGATCATCAAAAGCATGTCGTTCATCCTATCCTTAGTGATGATAAAATCAGTAGCATTCTAAGCATTAAAAAAGGTACCCCTATCATCATGGTTGAAAATTACACCTATTGTGATGATGGCACCATTATTGATTTTTCACATAACTACTACAATCCAGATGAGTATGAACTATGCTATATTAAGTCAAACACTTAATCTTAAGTTGTATTGAACCAAGCCTTTTAAACACATAAAACGGATACATCAGTAAAGTCATCTTTGCTGATGTATCCGTTTTTATTTTCTTTGGAAGTGTGTATATGTGTCAGTGTGTCGATTCCTTGACGCAGTTGCGCCCACTACTTTTTGCAAAATACAAAGCCTCATCTGTACGTTGGTATATATGGCGGAAGGTCTCACCCATCTTGCGCTGTGCTACACCTACACTTACCGTGTATTTGCCTACAATCGGATGAATGGATTTTTCTATGGCACTACGTATTTTCTCTGCAACTTCTATGGCACCTTTAATATCTGTATGCGAAAGCACCACCATAAACTCTTCACCACCTAGGCGAAAAATCACATCCGACTTTCGGCATGATTGCACCAATAAATCCGCTGTGTGCTTTAGGACTTGATCCCCGATGGGATGTCCCCAATGGTCATTAATGTTTTTAAAATGGTCTAGGTCGACTATTAGCATAGACATATCAATATCATAGCGTTCTGCCTGTTCGATTTCTGTCCCTATAAATGTCTCAAGATGATACCGATTGTATAATCCTGTCAACTTATCTCGTACCGCCAAATTCGTCAGCGTCTCTTCAATCTTTTTCTGTTCTGTAACATCATAAAAATTCAGCAAAATCGCCTCTTTTCGCTGATAAATGCCGGATGAGACAGATACTTCCATAATCACCGGATCTATTGTCCCAAAGGTCACTTCTAAGGCTCCCTTATCTTCTTCTTGAAGCAACTGTTCATATATCTGCTTCCACGAAACCTCGCTTTTCTTAAAAAGCTCTTCAATATGCTCCATCGACTTACTCACGCCTAAGCGCTCAAGTAAAACATCCCCACGTTCATTACGTGTAACTACTTTGCCCTCTTTTGATAACATGAACATGGCGTTACGCATAATGTGAAAAAGCTTAACCATATTGGTGTTATTCTCCTGGGCCTCAATGTACCACTCTCGAATGGTTTGATGTGCTGGGACAAAGACATATACCAGCAAGATAACGCTACATATAATCATTAAATTCAAAAAGATGACCTGTAGTCTCTTAATCCACAAAAACGTCTCTCCCGCCTCCCAGACATACTGATTAACCATAGTATCCATATGCGCTAAAAAGTCATCTTCATAGATAAACACCTTCATCCGCGCTTCAAGCAATGTTTCTTGAGAAGCCGGTGTGATTCGACCAATGTTTTTTAATACATCCTGTGCACTGCTTATAAAAATACTTCGGGTAGGTTCAAACTTCTCAAGCATGTCTGCTATTGCCGCGCTTTGGTTTTCTTCAACGAGTTGCAAGTACTCACTTTCAAGAGACTGTATTGATCGATGTAATTCAACTGCATAGTGATCACGTACACTAACATCAAGATTTTCTCTCAGCATCGCCACATCTTTGGCAATCTTTTGACTGAGCATACGCTGTCGTCCTGCGATATTAATCACCTCTGAAACCTTGTCATAATCTGCACTTAACTTTGCTATTGACCATTGCCATATCAAAAAAAGTGCAATCAAGAAACATGAAGCAATAATAATTCGCCTTTCCACTTTTTTATACATCGAAGCCCCCCTTATAGCAACAATTCATTTATTTCTATCATATCATATAAATCGGATTTTTTCCCTATTCAAGATTTAATTATACAAAAAAAGATTATGCGATATGATTATACCGCATAATCTTTTTTCTTATATTCTTACCATCATTACAATTTTATCGAGCACTTCTGTTCATGGGAAAAGAACGCCGCTTCCATGACTTTCATCACTTCAAGCGCTTGAGCGGAAGTTACACTAAGTGGCGCTTTACCTTCGATTGCATCAATCAAGCCATCATAAACTACCGTCAGGCTGTCAGTAACATCCATGGGCTCGCTTAGCTTAATTGTCTCTGTTGATTCACTACGCCTAGGCGCCATCGTCTTTGTCGGGCCTGCCTTAGTATAGACAATCTCATCTTCCCATGTGTTTTCTTTGTCAATACATCGAACAATCTGACCATGACAATCCCAATCATCAATTTGAAGGGTTCCTTGTGTTCCTAAAACATACCAACGCGGATGCGTTATATAATTATTGGTTGAGACTTCCACTTGTGCACTAAGTCCACTTTCAAACGTCATCACCAATCGGAAGTTATCATCCACTTCAGGGTATTCGATGCTATACATTTTACAATAGACATCAACAACCTTTTCAGGAATCATATGCATCAATTGGTCAATTAAATGCACACCCCAATCAAGCATCATTCCACCACCAAGGGATTTAATCGTACGCCATCCTTTTGGCATACCTCGTGATCCCTCCACACGAGATTCAATCACATAAGGCTTTCCAATAAGTCCTTGTTCAATACTACGGCGCATTAATACAAAGTCTTTATTGGTTCGGCGATTTTGATTAATGGTAAAGAGTTTGTCTGTTTGTTTTTCTACTTCCATAATCTCCAAGAGTTCTTCTGAATTCATGGTCACCGGTTTTTCACAAATGACATGTTTGCCTGCTCTAAGTGCTTCAATCGATAATTCTTTGTGAACTTCATTGGTCGTCGCAATCAGTACGATATCGATTGATTTATCTGTAAGCAAGGCTTCTTTACTTTCATAAGAGATGAGTCCATTGTCTTTTGCAACAGTACCACGCTCTGGATTCACATCATAAATGCCCTTAACGTTAAGACGTTTGTATTTTTTTAATTGTTTGACATGGTAGTCTGCCATCCCACCATAGCCAATAATTCCAAGTGTATACATTTTTTCTATCTCCTTATGCCCACCACATATCTGTCGGGGTCTCATGAATCAATACATCTTTTAATAGGTTTACAGCTTTTGTCAATCCTTCATCAATTGACATTAAGCCATCCTCATGTTCAATACTGACGACTCCGTTATAACCTACCGCACGTAGTGTACTTATCATCTCATTCCACTCAAGCTGTCCGTGTCCATAACCCACAGTTCTAAAGACCCAAGAACGGTTAAGCACGTCACCATAGTGGCGGTTGTCAAGCACACCGTTCAC
This sequence is a window from Vallitaleaceae bacterium 9-2. Protein-coding genes within it:
- a CDS encoding sulfatase-like hydrolase/transferase, giving the protein MKDIVLVMSDQHSFEACSLNERSSLNTTRLKTISETGINYVNAYTNAPLCVPSRMSFLTGKLPRHTKIFDNDSLLSSDVPTLAHALGARGYKTILVGRMHFKGIDQWHGFDERLVGDITSQYWGVKRRELYDYANTLKMQGCQDILGYGYSPVHDYDEQVYQEALNQLLIERDQPIFMVVGFYGPHFPYIGYEASYKNYMEAYNDEHYASEEALDQYAYLVQATNQDKRRKVKAGYYSMCQELEEKVWQIYKAFEKRLDKKDGTFVYTSDHGDQLGRRGLFGKKTFYEASIHIPLLIKPMNSQEGSVREDAVSLVDLSATLLNLADAHLPNIDGQDIMTHPKTKPVIIEQMYEKPLRYGQCIVHDQIKLLKIGRALRMFDSKTDQDISCDAPEYKEQYKAMEPFLLDDKKLLRQYEKHKREIDVLKQWGTIKQPKSESMVSFSNKIADKVRDGGK
- a CDS encoding PTS sugar transporter subunit IIC — translated: MSVVQALLIGVFAYLGSKRTPWVFGVTGGWQVIGKPLVAGMIVGIILGDLRSGILAGVAVQAMYIGMITPGGALPADVIFAGYIGIPLALASGGGADYAVALAVPLSMVGIGVFNFLMSINAAFPHWGDKYAAKGDEKGIARMNILGTVPTFILRFGIVAAVCYFGAPAAEAIIGALPESVLHFFKIAGRMLPAVGFALLLKQSVNKTWMIAFFLMGYVVMISTSITITALALFSIGIAFLFVMRTGHEQSVVSTSGELIEEDDCYED
- a CDS encoding serine hydrolase; its protein translation is MLSDKTKHQVIRVLQQAINRNEVAGANILVYKDGEEVFYHEAGMRQVQKNLPIQRDTIFRLYSMTKPITAVAVMLLFERGLIDLFDPVCQFIPGFIGQHVEDDIGKSPVSREVTIKDLLSMTSGLVYPKTESPACQATQEVFEAIDEKLLSKEALSTYAIANLLGQCPLAFEPGSSWQYGTSADVLGAIVEVVSGVRFGEFLEQELFKPLGMDDTGFWVPATKRHRLASAYATTKAQELKVYEGNHLGIINGMDRLPAFESGGAGLVSTIDDYAKFTQMLMHQGRHQNLQILQPRTVKYLTSSTLHPSQQQSFDLWYTLSGHSYGNLMRVMTECSQAGILGSQGEYGWDGWLGAYFCNCPKDELNILIMMQKKDAGTISLTRKLRNIIYASI
- a CDS encoding PTS sugar transporter subunit IIB — translated: MAICAVRIDERLIHGQVATAWCKAVGATRIMIIDDDVVKDPLQKMALKSAVPVGMKLSLLTIEKAAENLKTDKYDGQNVFIVVKKPEVIEALVRQGVDIQEVIVGNMAAKEGSKVLYRTVSITVEDERAFKNLIHAGTLVHLQMVPKDKKVNIGELL
- a CDS encoding GntR family transcriptional regulator, with product MEKKIAKYKIIENDLLNDIHNNKYLDGDLIPTELELSTKYQVSRVTVRRATDNLVAKGFLKRTAGLGTTVNLRPKTSSDLRVRGFNDQMKDLGKKVVSTVHTFNITSASPKKAQILGISEKDLIYYIERIRKADDKVYLFEISYISVDKFPELSIQYLQNSKYDFFRDVKNVTIDHQKHVVHPILSDDKISSILSIKKGTPIIMVENYTYCDDGTIIDFSHNYYNPDEYELCYIKSNT
- the agaF gene encoding PTS galactosamine/N-acetylgalactosamine transporter subunit IIA, whose amino-acid sequence is MEIGIIITGHGKFATGIYESIKLIAGDQDNCHTIDFKQQMQVDELKALMKQRVEELSGCDRIIIFADLQGGSPFKTALELSYYDERICLIGGVNLPMLLECALTKDGVDDFDGYTDDLVASGRHGLAKLIITDDEMEED
- a CDS encoding diguanylate cyclase; this encodes MYKKVERRIIIASCFLIALFLIWQWSIAKLSADYDKVSEVINIAGRQRMLSQKIAKDVAMLRENLDVSVRDHYAVELHRSIQSLESEYLQLVEENQSAAIADMLEKFEPTRSIFISSAQDVLKNIGRITPASQETLLEARMKVFIYEDDFLAHMDTMVNQYVWEAGETFLWIKRLQVIFLNLMIICSVILLVYVFVPAHQTIREWYIEAQENNTNMVKLFHIMRNAMFMLSKEGKVVTRNERGDVLLERLGVSKSMEHIEELFKKSEVSWKQIYEQLLQEEDKGALEVTFGTIDPVIMEVSVSSGIYQRKEAILLNFYDVTEQKKIEETLTNLAVRDKLTGLYNRYHLETFIGTEIEQAERYDIDMSMLIVDLDHFKNINDHWGHPIGDQVLKHTADLLVQSCRKSDVIFRLGGEEFMVVLSHTDIKGAIEVAEKIRSAIEKSIHPIVGKYTVSVGVAQRKMGETFRHIYQRTDEALYFAKSSGRNCVKESTH
- a CDS encoding sulfatase, which gives rise to MNILYIHTHDTGKVISPYGYNTPTPNMMCFAKEALKFNKAFCASPTCSPSRAALLSGMYPHQVGMLGLSQRGFEMDMSKHLVTYLKAQGFYTVLSGIQHEASWYLDHEKGAKMIGYDENLTTSIAGYKEEDFVLWDEKNALSAASWIHQHDGKQPFFLSYGMYATHRKYPSTIAKGIDPNYVKVPDNIMDNENTRLDYARYLTSLQWADENFGKVIQALKQKGIYEETIIIFTTDHGLANPYAKCNLNDQGTGVLLMIRDPKGRHNGQATDALTSHVDIFPTLCDILQMKKPTNLQGESMIEVLRGDQDNYREYVFEEINFHTSYEPCRAVRSKQYRYVVYYDDYLGMNLSNIDASLTKDEYLSAGIKDKKKYREALYDLRFDPLEKRNVIEDETYKKIAIAMKKALHNHMEQTNDYMLEGLIAIDPQWKVNKKECIEARNASDDEFVSIGR
- a CDS encoding PTS system mannose/fructose/sorbose family transporter subunit IID; its protein translation is MKTKVSVPRGEVRKAAVKWIFFSHCAQNFERMMGLAFCHTIAPILKRLYKGDDYIKALERHMQFFNTEPHLGSMIPGVVVALEESMANGEEMNEQTIISTKNALMGPFAGIGDSLIIGTYNPIILSIALGLAVDGSIVGPLFYILLWLGTMLPFRYSLFMKGYDLGGNAAKSLLGNKALTEKITMGLTIVGLIVIGGVASTTVQAPVSYVYTNGSMSIEVQALLDKIMPNLVPLLVTVAAWLLVAKKKMSGTKVMLIIVAFAAVMVALGIM